Proteins co-encoded in one Methylobacterium sp. WL1 genomic window:
- a CDS encoding 4-(cytidine 5'-diphospho)-2-C-methyl-D-erythritol kinase: MPVLADRAPAKVNLTLHVLGRRAGDGYHELESLVAFAGTADRLTLDPDTALGLTVSGPTAGPAGPTDDNLVLRAARGLAARVPNLRMGSFHLVKRLPVAAGIGGGSSDAAAALRLLARLNHLPLDHATVIAAARGTGADVPVCLDPRARMMRGAGEEIGPVLGLAPLPAVLLNPGVPVPTAPVFKALGLAVGQTLDGAAHPGIAGGLGADALLAALTPARNDLEAPALTVAPVIGEALAALREREGCRLARMSGSGATVFALFTDRRAAVRAAAGLRAAHPDWWVAPTFLR; the protein is encoded by the coding sequence GTGCCCGTGCTCGCCGACCGCGCCCCCGCCAAAGTCAATCTGACGCTCCACGTACTCGGACGCCGGGCCGGAGACGGCTACCACGAGTTGGAGAGCCTGGTGGCCTTCGCGGGAACCGCCGACCGCCTCACCCTCGACCCCGACACCGCGCTCGGCCTCACCGTCAGCGGTCCGACCGCCGGTCCGGCCGGTCCGACGGACGACAACCTCGTCCTGCGCGCCGCTCGCGGGCTGGCGGCACGGGTGCCGAACCTGCGAATGGGGTCGTTCCATCTGGTCAAGCGCCTGCCGGTCGCGGCCGGCATCGGCGGCGGTTCGTCGGATGCCGCCGCGGCCCTGCGGTTGCTGGCGCGCCTCAACCACCTGCCGCTCGATCACGCGACCGTGATCGCCGCCGCACGCGGGACCGGGGCCGACGTGCCGGTCTGCCTCGACCCGCGAGCCCGCATGATGCGTGGCGCCGGGGAGGAGATCGGCCCGGTGCTGGGGCTCGCGCCGCTGCCGGCCGTGCTGCTCAATCCCGGCGTGCCGGTTCCGACCGCTCCGGTGTTCAAGGCCTTGGGCCTCGCTGTCGGGCAGACGCTCGACGGCGCGGCCCATCCTGGCATCGCCGGGGGGCTCGGCGCGGACGCCCTCCTGGCAGCGCTCACCCCGGCCCGGAACGACCTGGAGGCGCCGGCGCTCACCGTTGCCCCGGTGATCGGCGAGGCCCTGGCGGCCCTGCGTGAACGGGAGGGATGCCGCCTGGCACGGATGTCCGGTTCCGGTGCGACGGTGTTCGCGCTGTTCACCGACCGCCGCGCGGCGGTGCGGGCCGCCGCCGGCCTGAGGGCCGCACATCCGGATTGGTGGGTGGCGCCGACCTTCCTGCGCTGA
- the glp gene encoding gephyrin-like molybdotransferase Glp, translating to MGRLSRDCFDAAPAPMRVADAVTLLRARLPILSGVESLPVDRSDGRVLAEDLIAPIDLPPFDNAAVDGYAVRAGDVATTGETPLPLGGRVPAGHAPVDPGPGFAVRIFTGAPMPPGTDAVAMQENVRIDGDAVILPAGLASGSNRRRAGEDIAHGSLAIPAGTRLGPRHLALAAALGLPALRLRVPLRVALFSTGDELTPPGRPLPAAGIHDANRPMLAALLRRLGAEPADLGILRDAPGPLRQRLEAAAADHDLILTTGGVSVGEEDHVRAAVEASGALTFWRLAIKPGRPVALGTVAGTPFAGLPGNPAAAYVTALVVLRPLVLHLSGARDEAPTLTVRSGFAQEKRPGRREYLRVHVRIGADGVAEAVPCAGGALSGLSASDGLVELAEDLSAIRVGDPLPYRSHGDFG from the coding sequence ATGGGACGCCTGAGTCGCGACTGCTTCGACGCTGCCCCCGCGCCCATGCGGGTCGCCGACGCGGTGACGCTGCTGCGCGCGCGCCTGCCGATCCTGTCGGGCGTCGAATCGCTCCCCGTCGACCGGTCCGACGGGCGCGTCCTCGCCGAGGATTTGATCGCTCCGATCGATCTGCCACCGTTCGATAACGCGGCCGTCGACGGCTACGCCGTGCGTGCCGGGGACGTCGCGACTACGGGCGAGACACCCTTGCCCCTGGGCGGCCGTGTCCCGGCCGGGCACGCGCCGGTGGATCCCGGGCCGGGCTTCGCGGTGCGGATCTTCACCGGAGCGCCGATGCCGCCGGGGACCGACGCGGTGGCGATGCAGGAGAATGTGCGGATCGACGGCGACGCCGTGATCCTGCCGGCGGGCCTCGCCTCGGGGTCCAATCGTCGCCGGGCGGGAGAGGATATCGCGCACGGCAGCCTCGCGATTCCGGCCGGCACCCGACTGGGACCGCGCCACCTCGCGCTGGCCGCCGCGCTCGGCCTGCCTGCCCTGCGCCTGCGCGTGCCGCTCCGGGTGGCGTTGTTCTCGACCGGTGACGAACTGACACCGCCCGGCCGGCCCCTCCCGGCCGCCGGCATCCACGATGCCAACCGCCCTATGCTCGCCGCCCTGCTGCGCAGGCTCGGTGCCGAGCCCGCCGATCTCGGCATCCTGCGCGACGCGCCCGGCCCGTTGCGGCAGCGCCTCGAAGCCGCGGCCGCCGACCACGACCTGATCCTCACCACCGGGGGCGTCTCGGTCGGCGAGGAGGATCACGTCCGAGCCGCCGTTGAGGCGTCCGGTGCGCTGACCTTCTGGCGGCTGGCCATCAAGCCCGGTCGGCCCGTGGCCCTGGGCACCGTCGCGGGCACGCCCTTCGCGGGGCTCCCCGGCAACCCGGCCGCGGCCTACGTGACCGCCCTGGTCGTCCTCCGCCCGCTCGTCCTGCACCTGTCGGGCGCACGCGACGAAGCGCCGACGCTGACGGTGCGCAGCGGCTTCGCCCAGGAGAAACGCCCGGGCCGGCGCGAATACCTGCGCGTCCACGTCCGCATCGGAGCGGACGGCGTCGCGGAGGCGGTTCCGTGTGCGGGGGGCGCCCTGTCCGGCCTGTCGGCCAGCGACGGGCTGGTGGAACTCGCCGAGGATCTGAGCGCGATCCGTGTGGGCGATCCCTTGCCATACCGGTCTCACGGGGACTTTGGGTGA
- a CDS encoding aminotransferase class V-fold PLP-dependent enzyme: MPRIEAIASLRHLFEVPADVSYLDAAAWSPLPRVVRAAGEAGILTKSRPWDHPRTAFPALAERAREAAAHLIGAGADDVAIVGSVSHAMATAAYNLAPARGGRLLRIADEFPSLRYAFDRLAAAHDLAVEEVPRPPDGDWTAALLAAIHKPSAKPLAITTLTPLHWTDGSLIDLDRLAPAVHAVGAALVIDATQAVAATPVDVGRWQPDFLAFPTYKWALGPYGVAFLYAAPHRQEGRPIEDNIGNRTSATGARRYDRGELNDPVALSMAATGLELTAGWGVPAIAAQLRDLTGRLAEGVTALGLTVAPPHLRADHILGVRAPGGLPDGLLDRLQAARIYASERSGALRLSPHVWTDPDDIARCLAALPDALGHGTRNNTDWTGR, from the coding sequence ATGCCGCGTATCGAAGCGATTGCCAGTCTGCGCCACCTGTTCGAGGTGCCGGCGGACGTCAGCTACCTGGATGCCGCAGCCTGGTCGCCGCTGCCGCGGGTTGTCCGGGCCGCCGGCGAGGCGGGCATCCTGACCAAGAGCCGGCCTTGGGATCATCCCAGGACGGCGTTTCCGGCCCTCGCCGAGCGGGCCCGCGAAGCCGCGGCGCACCTGATCGGTGCGGGGGCGGACGATGTGGCGATCGTCGGCTCGGTGAGCCACGCCATGGCGACCGCCGCGTACAACCTCGCTCCCGCGCGGGGCGGGCGCCTGCTGCGGATCGCCGACGAGTTCCCGTCCCTGCGCTACGCCTTCGACCGGCTGGCGGCCGCGCACGATCTGGCCGTCGAGGAAGTCCCCCGGCCGCCGGACGGCGACTGGACCGCCGCCCTGCTGGCGGCGATCCACAAGCCGTCAGCCAAGCCGCTCGCGATCACCACCCTGACACCCCTGCACTGGACCGACGGCAGCCTGATCGACCTCGATCGGCTCGCACCGGCGGTGCATGCGGTGGGGGCGGCCCTGGTGATCGATGCGACGCAGGCGGTGGCCGCAACGCCCGTCGACGTGGGCCGCTGGCAGCCGGATTTCCTCGCCTTCCCGACCTACAAATGGGCGCTCGGCCCCTACGGCGTCGCGTTCCTGTACGCGGCCCCCCATCGGCAGGAGGGCCGGCCGATCGAGGACAACATCGGAAATCGCACGTCGGCGACCGGAGCCCGGCGCTACGACCGCGGCGAGTTGAACGATCCCGTAGCCCTCTCCATGGCCGCGACCGGTCTCGAGCTCACCGCCGGGTGGGGCGTCCCGGCCATCGCGGCGCAGCTTCGGGACCTGACCGGTCGACTCGCCGAGGGCGTGACGGCGCTCGGCCTCACCGTTGCGCCCCCGCATCTGCGCGCAGATCACATCCTCGGCGTTCGCGCCCCCGGCGGCCTGCCCGATGGGCTTCTGGATCGCCTGCAGGCGGCACGGATCTACGCGAGCGAGCGCTCGGGCGCACTGCGCCTCAGCCCGCATGTCTGGACCGACCCGGACGATATCGCGCGCTGTCTCGCCGCACTTCCGGATGCGCTCGGGCACGGGACCCGGAACAATACGGACTGGACCGGCCGATAG